Proteins encoded by one window of Paenibacillus sp. DCT19:
- a CDS encoding ABC transporter substrate-binding protein, producing the protein MRRSLKVISLLMLVMVFGLTACSKGENGGASGSEGGKVDLSMTIWGSEDEKKIYQERLDIVKQTYPDINVKLNVVAGDYDQKVQTMIAGGTAPDIMMIAENYQAYASKNQIIPLDDMIKEHNVNMSERYSDDIANLMKYDGKQFGMPDRAGAMVLFYNKDLFDKAGVEYPTKEWTQEDLLAAAQKLTVQENGKTVQWGYYPGSWWPQWMQLIYQNGGGIFDENGKPSFNTEPVRKALQFMNDLTFVHGASPTPTEIADMGNIGADPLFAQGKIAMETTGFWNIGSLAKVEGINWDISPIWGETNAFFNGFTITNASKHKDEAFKVIEALTTPEAQMPMIKAGQDAPATKAGLSSDEFLNAEYGGKKINMAAFSESTIYAEPFNPQWNEMMKLINDKLGVYFNNKAALDDTVNEIQSGLERIYK; encoded by the coding sequence ATGAGAAGAAGTTTAAAGGTCATTTCGTTATTGATGCTGGTCATGGTATTTGGTCTGACAGCCTGTAGTAAAGGCGAGAATGGTGGAGCAAGCGGTTCGGAAGGTGGCAAAGTCGATCTAAGTATGACGATCTGGGGCTCAGAGGATGAGAAGAAGATTTATCAGGAACGGCTCGACATTGTGAAACAAACCTATCCGGACATTAACGTGAAGCTCAACGTTGTTGCAGGGGATTATGACCAGAAGGTACAGACGATGATTGCCGGCGGTACTGCACCTGACATCATGATGATTGCCGAGAACTATCAGGCGTACGCCTCTAAGAATCAGATTATTCCGCTCGATGACATGATCAAGGAGCACAATGTGAACATGTCAGAGCGTTATTCAGACGATATCGCGAACTTGATGAAATATGATGGCAAACAATTCGGAATGCCTGACCGCGCTGGCGCGATGGTGCTTTTCTATAACAAAGATCTGTTCGACAAGGCTGGTGTAGAATACCCAACCAAGGAATGGACACAAGAAGATCTGCTGGCGGCAGCTCAGAAGCTGACCGTGCAAGAGAACGGCAAGACGGTTCAATGGGGTTACTATCCAGGTAGCTGGTGGCCGCAATGGATGCAATTGATCTACCAGAACGGTGGCGGAATCTTCGACGAGAATGGTAAACCTTCGTTCAATACAGAGCCTGTGCGCAAAGCGTTGCAGTTCATGAATGACTTAACGTTTGTACACGGTGCAAGCCCGACACCAACGGAGATTGCGGATATGGGAAATATCGGTGCTGACCCGCTGTTTGCTCAAGGCAAAATCGCGATGGAAACGACAGGATTCTGGAATATTGGTTCACTTGCTAAGGTAGAAGGCATCAACTGGGATATCTCTCCGATCTGGGGTGAAACCAACGCGTTCTTCAATGGCTTCACGATTACCAATGCATCCAAACATAAGGATGAAGCGTTCAAGGTGATCGAAGCACTCACGACCCCTGAAGCTCAGATGCCAATGATCAAAGCAGGCCAGGATGCACCAGCAACGAAAGCAGGTCTCTCCAGCGACGAGTTCCTTAATGCGGAATATGGTGGCAAAAAAATCAATATGGCTGCTTTTAGTGAATCTACCATTTACGCTGAACCGTTCAATCCACAATGGAATGAAATGATGAAGCTGATCAATGACAAGCTCGGCGTGTATTTCAACAACAAAGCTGCACTCGATGATACCGTAAACGAGATTCAGAGTGGACTGGAAAGAATCT
- a CDS encoding LacI family DNA-binding transcriptional regulator: MTPITIYDIAKEANVSVSTVSRVLNDTAPVRASTREKIMSIIAKHQFQPNAQARSLIKKETGTIAIILPDITNPFFPEVFWGAENEARGLGYTFFLCNTAGDYNRESEYLSMLREKRVDGIIFLGGRINMQSCPDDMAQELIDVGKRTPVVLVNGNIAKGGFHRVYTDEGAGAALAAEHLLELGHKDIAFVGGLKELATTMVKVKAVQKKLREHGLEIPKDRLLLGSFSIDDGKREMAKLLECDNPPTAVICVNDNTAIGAMKTTIEHGLSIPRDISIVGFDDTPLASAVIPELTTVSQNTYQLGKLAVDKLHELINQRQVKKQTILQPELIIRQSTGPAPR, translated from the coding sequence ATGACACCTATTACGATATATGATATTGCCAAAGAGGCGAACGTATCTGTATCCACGGTTTCCCGGGTGCTTAATGATACGGCACCCGTACGTGCAAGCACGAGGGAAAAGATCATGTCGATTATCGCCAAGCACCAATTCCAACCTAACGCCCAAGCGCGCAGTCTGATCAAAAAAGAAACAGGCACCATTGCAATCATCCTGCCAGATATTACGAATCCATTCTTCCCGGAAGTATTCTGGGGCGCAGAGAACGAGGCGCGTGGTCTAGGATATACATTCTTTCTCTGTAACACCGCAGGCGATTACAATCGAGAGTCTGAATACCTGTCCATGCTGCGCGAGAAGCGGGTAGACGGTATTATTTTCCTAGGCGGGCGCATTAATATGCAGTCCTGTCCGGATGACATGGCTCAGGAATTGATTGATGTTGGCAAACGTACGCCGGTTGTGCTGGTCAATGGCAATATTGCCAAAGGCGGCTTCCACCGCGTGTATACGGATGAAGGTGCTGGGGCGGCTCTAGCAGCTGAACATTTACTCGAACTGGGACATAAGGACATTGCATTTGTGGGTGGATTGAAGGAGTTAGCGACCACGATGGTTAAGGTCAAGGCGGTTCAGAAAAAGCTCCGTGAGCATGGTCTCGAAATCCCGAAGGACAGACTCTTATTGGGCAGCTTCTCCATTGATGACGGTAAGCGGGAGATGGCTAAGCTTCTGGAGTGTGATAATCCGCCAACAGCAGTCATCTGCGTGAATGACAATACGGCGATTGGTGCAATGAAGACGACCATTGAGCACGGCTTATCCATACCGAGAGATATTTCGATCGTAGGTTTCGATGATACACCACTCGCAAGTGCTGTGATTCCTGAACTTACAACCGTCTCTCAGAACACGTATCAACTGGGCAAACTGGCGGTGGATAAGCTGCATGAGCTGATTAATCAGCGACAAGTGAAGAAGCAAACGATCCTGCAACCTGAACTCATCATACGTCAAAGTACAGGGCCAGCACCACGATGA
- a CDS encoding metallophosphoesterase, producing the protein MRIITLSEHPIETLDYLNAVPGGEVQAAQLPIYVGTISGLPNGLDALIVSSDLQGIVPLPYVRDNTGIASNSDVQISTHRPSQDEPTLSREEDSLLGEVLPDYVRLLLEVEMPEIDPNRVGVLLCGDLYARRGKRGASGNPVPVWLAFRDAFGWVAGVDGNHDLTDEAGAHRLHSDAAIHYMDAPVVINASLPMDGLASSAASQPLRVAGLGGIIGRPDKPNRLPEEQYLQSLSKLLKQQPDCLVLHQSPGIAELGLMGEALIRQALEAGSETVVFCGHTHWHTSLVQLNNGTQIVNADSKLFIFTKEKDGKSEKG; encoded by the coding sequence TTGAGAATTATTACACTGTCAGAGCACCCGATTGAAACACTGGATTACCTGAATGCTGTCCCAGGCGGAGAAGTGCAAGCGGCACAACTTCCCATCTATGTTGGAACCATCTCGGGTCTTCCGAACGGACTGGATGCGCTGATTGTAAGCTCGGATTTGCAGGGGATTGTACCTCTGCCTTACGTCAGAGACAACACTGGGATTGCTTCGAATTCAGACGTTCAGATTTCTACACATAGACCATCTCAAGATGAACCAACATTGAGCAGAGAGGAGGATTCGTTATTGGGCGAGGTGTTACCGGATTATGTTCGCTTGCTACTTGAGGTGGAGATGCCTGAGATTGATCCGAATCGAGTGGGTGTATTGCTATGTGGTGACCTATATGCCCGGCGCGGGAAAAGGGGAGCCAGCGGCAATCCGGTTCCCGTCTGGCTTGCCTTCAGGGACGCCTTCGGCTGGGTTGCCGGCGTGGACGGCAACCATGATCTCACCGATGAGGCAGGCGCCCATCGGTTACACAGCGACGCGGCTATCCATTACATGGATGCGCCCGTCGTGATTAACGCGAGCCTGCCCATGGATGGGCTCGCGTCCTCTGCCGCCAGTCAGCCGCTACGCGTTGCTGGCCTTGGCGGCATCATCGGCAGGCCGGATAAGCCGAACCGGCTGCCGGAAGAGCAGTACCTGCAATCCTTGAGCAAGCTGCTGAAGCAGCAGCCGGATTGCCTCGTACTGCACCAGAGCCCAGGCATTGCCGAGCTCGGGCTGATGGGTGAAGCATTGATCCGTCAGGCTTTGGAAGCCGGATCGGAAACGGTCGTGTTCTGCGGGCATACCCACTGGCATACCTCGCTCGTGCAACTAAACAATGGCACACAAATTGTGAATGCCGACAGTAAGCTGTTTATTTTTACAAAAGAGAAGGATGGAAAGTCTGAGAAGGGTTAA
- a CDS encoding iron-sulfur cluster biosynthesis family protein, which translates to MIIQVSPLAESRLSAKLKDQPGYFKLFYDTDGCGCDGIAVLLIVNEPDSDDIPIESSTLPFLINKQQQIYFEPNLRLQSENSFPCFRLCSDSMIYGSNVKVYDLRDTAEVAPQPTGWVVR; encoded by the coding sequence ATGATCATTCAGGTTAGCCCATTGGCAGAATCACGACTTAGCGCAAAACTCAAGGATCAGCCGGGCTATTTCAAGCTATTTTATGACACGGATGGATGTGGATGTGACGGTATTGCTGTGCTCCTAATCGTTAATGAACCAGACAGCGATGACATCCCGATTGAATCCAGTACGCTCCCTTTTCTTATCAACAAGCAGCAGCAAATTTATTTTGAACCCAACTTACGCCTGCAGTCGGAAAACAGCTTCCCCTGCTTTCGCCTATGCAGCGATTCCATGATCTATGGCAGCAATGTGAAGGTGTACGATCTTCGGGATACGGCGGAAGTAGCCCCGCAGCCAACTGGATGGGTTGTACGATAA
- a CDS encoding methyl-accepting chemotaxis protein — MSFKVKLPLMISVLVCIVLAATAVLCYKVAEGITLDKSKDEIRATSDRVGEGLFATLSMEEQSTFLITTHGVFRDLLAIRNQEGQDTEAFFADNSEMIDQANGILADNLAGMEGNSTIMLLDRSGLVVASNNPEALQGDRSDRLYFQQAMEGKNIISEGVISKSLGTLGNVFAMPIYDENNQVLGILTSVVSTAFFVDQLHSIKINEAGKVIVLDRVGTVIYHSADETLISQKMTDGEYQSLVDLPASDQLQQGEASTEDKVVFYSKIPRSDWTIIVEDSYEDVKKPLTAMANKMIIVLLVAIAVSILSGILISRLVTKPISRLTVLFRQLAGGDLTVQAQGKYSGEFKALVDSFNAMAQGNKQLISRMNHSIGVLNTSTTELDRSTQQTSASIADTTTTAVEISRAMESQANDTEAIVNKFMNVGDKIASVNEMSQEVKQKADGITDAFKNNHAVIDALIMVNDQNEAEVHNISQTTLQLAESSSDIHQITGTISEIATQTKLLALNASIEAARAGEHGRGFAVVASEIRKLAEQTTSQSENISRIVTKTIEHVEQNNRSVQAIETITEQQKQSVNQTKQTFNFVTEHMNDLMDQVQAIASQIESIERDKDDVLGAAQNLSASGEQVSASVEEVTATMQEQSGMTGHLAEMVDTINGLTEQLAAESAKFKTE; from the coding sequence ATGTCGTTCAAAGTAAAACTGCCGCTGATGATCAGTGTGCTGGTATGTATCGTACTGGCAGCGACAGCCGTGCTTTGTTACAAAGTGGCCGAAGGCATCACACTGGACAAAAGTAAAGATGAGATTCGAGCAACTTCTGACCGGGTTGGGGAGGGTTTATTTGCAACGTTAAGTATGGAGGAACAATCTACATTCCTTATTACGACACATGGAGTGTTTCGAGATTTATTAGCCATTCGAAATCAAGAGGGACAAGATACAGAGGCTTTTTTTGCGGACAATAGTGAAATGATAGATCAAGCGAACGGAATACTGGCGGATAATCTGGCAGGTATGGAGGGCAATAGCACCATTATGCTACTGGATCGTAGCGGGCTCGTGGTAGCATCGAACAATCCCGAAGCGCTACAGGGTGACCGGTCAGATCGATTATATTTTCAACAAGCTATGGAAGGTAAGAACATCATCAGTGAAGGTGTAATCTCGAAGTCGTTAGGCACACTGGGCAATGTCTTCGCGATGCCGATCTATGACGAGAATAATCAAGTGCTGGGCATACTCACTTCGGTTGTATCCACTGCGTTCTTCGTAGATCAACTGCATAGTATTAAAATCAATGAGGCTGGAAAAGTCATTGTTCTGGATCGTGTAGGAACGGTAATCTACCATTCAGCAGATGAGACATTGATTAGCCAGAAGATGACAGACGGAGAATATCAGTCTCTGGTTGATCTGCCTGCGAGTGATCAACTGCAACAGGGCGAGGCAAGCACGGAGGATAAAGTCGTATTTTACTCCAAGATTCCAAGATCCGATTGGACGATTATTGTGGAGGACAGCTACGAGGATGTCAAGAAACCGTTAACTGCGATGGCAAACAAAATGATTATTGTGCTGCTCGTTGCAATTGCTGTGTCGATCCTATCGGGCATCTTAATCTCACGCCTGGTAACCAAGCCAATCAGCCGTCTGACAGTTCTGTTCAGACAACTTGCGGGCGGTGACTTGACCGTTCAAGCACAGGGGAAATACAGCGGTGAATTCAAGGCATTGGTCGATAGCTTCAATGCTATGGCACAAGGCAATAAACAATTGATCTCCAGGATGAATCATTCCATTGGAGTCCTGAATACCAGCACGACAGAGTTAGACCGTTCCACACAGCAGACGTCAGCATCGATTGCCGATACAACTACAACAGCCGTGGAAATCTCGCGCGCTATGGAGTCTCAGGCGAATGATACCGAAGCGATTGTTAATAAATTCATGAACGTGGGCGACAAGATCGCGAGCGTGAATGAGATGTCACAAGAAGTGAAGCAGAAGGCGGATGGCATTACAGATGCCTTCAAGAATAACCATGCCGTGATTGATGCACTTATTATGGTCAACGATCAGAACGAAGCTGAAGTGCACAATATTTCACAGACAACCCTTCAGCTTGCGGAGAGCTCTTCCGATATCCATCAGATCACGGGTACCATCTCGGAGATTGCGACGCAAACGAAGCTGTTAGCACTCAATGCATCCATTGAAGCAGCAAGAGCGGGGGAGCATGGACGCGGCTTCGCCGTAGTTGCTTCCGAGATTCGTAAACTTGCGGAGCAGACTACGTCCCAATCGGAGAATATTAGTCGCATTGTGACGAAGACGATTGAGCATGTGGAGCAAAATAACCGCAGTGTACAAGCGATTGAGACGATTACGGAGCAACAGAAACAGAGTGTGAATCAGACGAAGCAGACCTTTAATTTCGTAACAGAGCATATGAATGATCTCATGGATCAGGTTCAAGCCATTGCCTCCCAGATTGAATCCATTGAACGAGATAAAGATGACGTTCTAGGTGCGGCACAGAACTTGTCTGCTTCAGGTGAGCAAGTATCCGCTTCTGTAGAGGAAGTAACAGCGACGATGCAGGAACAGTCTGGCATGACAGGACATCTTGCTGAGATGGTGGATACGATTAATGGTCTGACGGAGCAGCTTGCTGCAGAATCAGCGAAGTTCAAAACCGAATAG
- a CDS encoding response regulator transcription factor, which produces MNIFIIEDDPLLLEALREGLGQWSYEVSSPTDFAYVMDSFVERRPHLVIIDIQLPKFDGFHWCREIRAVSKVPIIFLSSRDHPMDMVMAMNLGADDYVPKPFNMDVLIAKVQAILRRTYTYEEASSDVIEWNQAIIDLRNGGIYKDGETIDLTKNEFFILSVLVKSNNKIISRHELMKMLWDDDQFINDNTLTANITRLRQKLSYLHLADGIVTKKGLGYMAITL; this is translated from the coding sequence ATGAATATTTTTATTATTGAAGATGATCCTCTTCTCCTGGAAGCACTTCGAGAAGGGTTAGGTCAGTGGTCATATGAGGTTAGTAGCCCAACCGATTTCGCATATGTGATGGATTCCTTTGTAGAGCGTCGCCCTCACCTAGTGATTATTGATATACAACTTCCTAAGTTTGACGGCTTCCATTGGTGTAGGGAAATACGTGCCGTGTCCAAAGTTCCTATTATCTTTCTCTCCTCAAGAGATCATCCGATGGACATGGTAATGGCGATGAACTTAGGGGCGGACGATTATGTGCCTAAACCTTTTAATATGGATGTATTGATTGCCAAGGTACAGGCTATTCTTCGTCGAACCTATACATATGAAGAGGCTTCCTCCGATGTTATCGAGTGGAATCAAGCGATTATTGATCTAAGAAATGGTGGAATTTATAAGGATGGGGAAACCATTGATCTGACCAAAAATGAATTTTTTATTTTATCGGTCTTGGTTAAATCGAACAATAAGATCATCTCACGTCATGAACTGATGAAGATGCTCTGGGATGATGATCAATTCATCAATGACAATACACTTACAGCTAACATCACAAGATTGCGTCAAAAGCTCTCCTATCTTCATTTAGCCGATGGGATTGTGACCAAAAAAGGTCTGGGATATATGGCCATTACCCTTTAG
- a CDS encoding HAMP domain-containing sensor histidine kinase has protein sequence MKTPLTAMKITMDAHRSNELAQRLNASWLRMHLLIDRQLYISRLANLDSDLLPEQLDVKDLLREEIRELSTWCMEKNISIDLTASSAITVYTDKKWCGFVIRQLLTNAIKYSPTDGKLFIHIELHEHDSVIVTIQDEGPGIQPHDLPRIFDKGFTGENGRVQHSATGMGLYLAREISKKLHVRLEVDSTICEGTSISMIFTNGNPFDQLRRSLL, from the coding sequence ATGAAAACGCCCCTTACTGCGATGAAAATAACGATGGATGCACATCGTTCGAATGAGCTGGCTCAACGGTTAAACGCGTCCTGGCTGCGAATGCACTTATTAATTGATCGACAGCTCTACATTTCGCGGTTAGCTAACTTGGACTCCGATTTACTTCCAGAGCAGCTGGACGTGAAAGATCTGCTAAGAGAAGAGATTCGAGAGTTATCCACCTGGTGTATGGAGAAAAATATATCCATTGATCTGACAGCGAGCTCCGCGATTACTGTGTACACCGATAAAAAGTGGTGCGGGTTTGTAATCAGACAGCTTTTGACCAATGCGATTAAATACAGCCCAACCGATGGGAAACTATTCATCCACATTGAACTTCATGAACATGATTCCGTGATTGTAACCATTCAAGATGAAGGGCCTGGAATTCAACCACATGACCTGCCTCGTATATTCGATAAAGGCTTTACGGGCGAAAATGGGAGAGTACAGCACTCCGCTACGGGAATGGGACTGTATCTTGCCAGAGAAATAAGCAAGAAATTGCATGTTCGACTTGAAGTTGATTCTACTATTTGCGAAGGAACCTCGATTTCGATGATATTCACGAATGGCAATCCGTTTGATCAGCTCAGACGATCATTACTATAA
- a CDS encoding ABC transporter ATP-binding protein, with amino-acid sequence MTHHKVPKTVLNAEGVSKSYGSKGNAQQVLKGIDLRVTEGEFVGIMGPSGSGKTTLLNTLATIDRATDGKIFIQEHEISKMKDRQLSDIRRQHLGFIFQDYNLLDTLTVKENILLPVSLTKISKVEAENEFNAIADILGIRELADQYPSEISGGQKQRTSAARALIHSPSLVFADEPTGALDSKAASNLLENLHEINESRQVTIVMVTHDPLASSYCSRVVFLKDGKIFAELYRGEKTREAFFKDILDMQAVLGGGSPNEYSKISDSQHAEKHQNVLPLLFRDDFQHKLVLYFFDSAK; translated from the coding sequence ATGACACATCACAAGGTACCAAAAACCGTCTTAAACGCTGAAGGCGTAAGTAAGTCTTACGGTTCAAAAGGAAATGCCCAACAGGTACTAAAAGGAATTGATCTTCGCGTGACCGAGGGTGAGTTTGTCGGCATTATGGGACCTTCAGGCTCAGGCAAAACCACTCTTCTCAATACGTTAGCGACAATTGACCGAGCGACCGATGGGAAGATTTTCATACAAGAGCACGAGATTTCTAAAATGAAAGATAGACAGCTTTCAGATATTCGTCGTCAACATTTGGGCTTTATCTTTCAAGATTACAATCTGCTCGATACGTTAACGGTAAAGGAAAATATATTACTGCCTGTATCTTTAACCAAGATAAGTAAAGTGGAAGCTGAAAACGAGTTTAATGCGATTGCGGACATTTTGGGTATCCGGGAATTAGCTGATCAGTATCCTTCTGAAATTTCAGGCGGCCAGAAACAACGTACCTCTGCGGCTCGAGCGTTAATTCATTCACCCTCGCTTGTATTTGCAGATGAGCCTACCGGTGCGCTGGATTCCAAAGCAGCCTCTAACCTATTAGAGAATTTACATGAGATCAACGAATCGCGACAAGTCACCATTGTCATGGTTACTCACGATCCGCTGGCTTCCAGCTATTGCAGCCGTGTGGTGTTTCTAAAAGACGGCAAAATATTCGCTGAATTATACCGGGGTGAGAAAACGCGAGAAGCCTTCTTTAAAGATATTCTGGATATGCAGGCCGTTCTTGGAGGAGGCAGCCCAAATGAATACTCAAAGATTAGTGATTCGCAGCATGCGGAAAAACATCAAAATGTATTACCTCTACTTTTTCGCGATGATTTTCAGCATAAGCTTGTACTTTATTTTTTCGACTCTGCAAAATGA
- a CDS encoding FtsX-like permease family protein has product MYYLYFFAMIFSISLYFIFSTLQNDQTAVDMFQASVNFSTAFQIAGILLILITIVFTMYATNIFMRRRSQEIGLYQLIGLSKAWVARVLILEHMILGLGALLIGMSVGTLLSRLFLLLFMNVLGIEAKFGLTFSSQALLQTIVVFTCLIAVTSLQITWTVYRSTLLQLFQASHQKDTFVQRPSIVSGILGFAGLSLIGLGYYVSTFIATNADALIFLMLIVLASTILGTYLVFHTTISWILYVFRKKQNGNLGLVNSLSVASLMHRMKGHANSLTLITILSAMTITMISLSYSLYYSTEKDVRLSMPFDFAMENMSEEAAEITSKLEEDQVDFNQYQVDAIRFHGSWVDENQHSEPSHRNRPFLLFSAEQMAQFGVDLEHPQDDEAIYHSSRARIEGMEISSPKQVQFASNNETNLLTVSKHRLQNVMNYIFYGDQLLVSEDTFNKMKDSIQEDEYKELVTFDVFNIVGTEQSATASDIFLADVDSDLYLTDFYSAYEGSRQTFGLLIFIAGFLGLVFILSTGSILYFKQMTEAEQEKNHYRTLRQLGFQIDDMMKGIIRKQLFVYLIPLGIGLTHAAFALNVGSILIAASMLTPILISMAAYILIYLMFTVVTIRYYKSIVTNSL; this is encoded by the coding sequence ATGTATTACCTCTACTTTTTCGCGATGATTTTCAGCATAAGCTTGTACTTTATTTTTTCGACTCTGCAAAATGATCAAACCGCTGTTGACATGTTTCAAGCCAGCGTGAACTTCTCCACAGCCTTTCAAATCGCAGGCATATTACTCATTCTAATTACGATTGTGTTTACGATGTATGCGACGAATATCTTTATGCGGCGACGCAGCCAAGAGATCGGATTGTATCAGTTAATTGGCTTGTCTAAGGCTTGGGTAGCTCGGGTATTGATCTTGGAACACATGATTCTTGGTCTAGGGGCTTTACTGATCGGAATGAGCGTCGGAACCTTGCTCTCACGACTCTTTCTCCTACTGTTCATGAATGTGTTGGGAATCGAAGCCAAGTTTGGCTTAACCTTCTCCAGTCAGGCACTCCTTCAAACCATTGTGGTGTTTACCTGCTTGATTGCTGTCACATCGTTACAGATCACATGGACGGTATATCGCAGTACGTTACTTCAACTATTCCAAGCCAGTCATCAAAAGGATACTTTTGTCCAACGTCCAAGCATCGTTTCAGGCATTTTGGGTTTCGCTGGATTAAGTCTAATCGGCTTGGGTTATTATGTGTCCACCTTTATTGCAACCAATGCGGATGCTCTCATTTTTCTCATGTTAATCGTGCTTGCCAGCACGATCCTTGGCACCTATCTAGTCTTCCATACGACCATAAGCTGGATATTATATGTGTTTCGCAAAAAGCAAAATGGCAATCTCGGCTTGGTTAACAGCCTCTCCGTGGCATCCTTAATGCACAGAATGAAAGGTCACGCCAATTCATTAACCTTAATCACGATATTGTCTGCTATGACCATTACGATGATCTCACTTTCCTACTCCTTATATTATTCAACCGAAAAGGATGTAAGGTTGTCGATGCCTTTTGATTTTGCAATGGAAAATATGTCTGAAGAAGCTGCTGAGATCACAAGTAAATTAGAAGAGGATCAGGTAGATTTCAATCAATATCAAGTTGATGCCATTCGATTCCATGGCTCGTGGGTAGATGAGAATCAGCATTCAGAACCAAGTCATCGTAACAGACCGTTTTTGCTTTTTTCCGCAGAGCAGATGGCACAGTTTGGCGTAGATCTGGAGCATCCCCAAGATGATGAAGCCATCTATCATAGTTCACGAGCCAGGATAGAAGGAATGGAGATTTCATCTCCAAAACAAGTACAGTTCGCCTCCAATAATGAAACCAATCTACTAACTGTCTCCAAGCATAGGCTACAGAACGTGATGAATTACATTTTCTATGGCGATCAATTACTTGTTTCTGAGGATACCTTCAACAAAATGAAAGACAGTATTCAGGAGGATGAATACAAAGAATTAGTGACCTTTGATGTCTTCAATATAGTAGGTACGGAGCAATCCGCTACCGCCTCGGACATCTTTCTAGCTGATGTGGACAGTGACCTGTATCTCACAGACTTCTATTCTGCATACGAGGGATCACGTCAAACTTTCGGACTCCTTATATTCATTGCCGGATTTCTAGGCTTGGTATTTATCCTATCCACAGGAAGCATTCTGTACTTCAAACAAATGACAGAGGCGGAACAAGAAAAGAATCATTATCGAACACTGCGACAACTCGGATTTCAAATCGACGATATGATGAAAGGTATTATCCGTAAACAGCTCTTTGTTTATTTAATTCCGTTAGGTATTGGGTTAACACATGCAGCTTTTGCCCTTAACGTAGGCTCTATTCTTATCGCTGCAAGCATGCTTACCCCGATCCTCATCAGTATGGCAGCGTATATTCTCATCTATTTGATGTTCACCGTCGTTACCATTCGATATTACAAAAGCATCGTCACGAATTCGCTATAA
- a CDS encoding YxeA family protein — MKKRIFISCLVGIVIISGLYFFAREPFDRFNPWIEQQYVYVEVQDQPVDDDGRYKYKEQGVTESGETKRVVFSTSTRLEQGTFLKVLAKGTYTENYEFIDEGEIPSK, encoded by the coding sequence ATGAAAAAAAGGATCTTCATATCATGTCTCGTTGGGATCGTTATCATCTCTGGTCTATATTTCTTCGCACGGGAGCCATTCGATCGTTTCAATCCATGGATTGAACAGCAATATGTATATGTTGAGGTTCAAGATCAACCTGTAGATGATGATGGCAGATATAAATATAAGGAGCAGGGTGTGACCGAAAGTGGTGAAACGAAACGAGTGGTGTTCAGCACCAGTACCAGACTAGAGCAAGGCACATTCTTAAAAGTACTCGCCAAAGGTACGTATACTGAAAATTATGAATTCATAGATGAAGGTGAAATACCTTCTAAATAA
- a CDS encoding DUF3139 domain-containing protein yields MTKKWGEGTRILKSGLIVVAIIIMASVTWYSSYQKDMRELEERLRTHLIVDQGVDEKRIVSIEARRSKMPMYPVVVQFNDTPQEYIYVFRTDQWIQLTPEP; encoded by the coding sequence ATGACTAAGAAGTGGGGTGAAGGTACGAGAATACTCAAGAGTGGTCTAATTGTTGTGGCTATAATAATTATGGCGTCCGTAACGTGGTATAGCTCATATCAGAAGGACATGCGTGAACTGGAAGAAAGGCTACGAACCCATTTAATTGTTGATCAAGGCGTGGATGAGAAGCGTATTGTAAGTATTGAAGCACGGCGTAGCAAGATGCCGATGTATCCTGTTGTGGTGCAATTCAATGATACTCCCCAAGAATACATCTATGTGTTTCGAACTGATCAGTGGATACAGCTGACGCCTGAACCCTGA